A genomic stretch from Halorubrum salinarum includes:
- a CDS encoding metal-dependent hydrolase — protein MLFWVHAAVAYLVYRGISGGPTDRCDDVPIFALFGGALLPDLVDKPLAFVLPSLPSRSVAHSVFTAALVVLIVFYVTKHRDRWGVGAAYALGYGSHLAADLVDYLFVPEETLLFLFWPVVTDYHHVETVGDLLALLSPTPYVLGQTVVTILGLWLWMADGMPGYPSTHRQ, from the coding sequence GTGCTCTTTTGGGTCCACGCTGCAGTCGCGTATCTCGTTTACCGAGGCATTTCTGGTGGCCCTACTGACCGATGTGACGATGTCCCGATCTTCGCCCTGTTCGGAGGTGCGTTGCTCCCGGATCTCGTCGACAAACCACTCGCGTTTGTACTTCCATCGCTCCCGAGTCGGTCGGTCGCGCACTCGGTGTTCACCGCGGCACTCGTCGTCCTGATTGTCTTCTATGTCACGAAACACAGGGACCGGTGGGGGGTCGGCGCGGCGTACGCGCTCGGATATGGATCACACCTCGCTGCGGACCTCGTGGATTACCTGTTCGTCCCCGAGGAGACGCTACTGTTTCTGTTCTGGCCGGTCGTAACTGACTATCACCACGTCGAGACGGTCGGAGACCTGCTCGCGCTGTTGTCTCCGACCCCGTATGTACTCGGGCAAACCGTCGTCACGATACTGGGGCTCTGGCTATGGATGGCCGATGGAATGCCGGGATACCCATCGACCCACCGTCAGTGA
- the acnA gene encoding aconitate hydratase AcnA produces MAETDPFDAIREFEFDGDAYRMADLTALEEAGLCELDRLPVSIRVLLESVLRNVDGDTISAEDVRNVASWQPDVPDVELPFTPSRVVLQDLTGVPAVVDLAALRSAVDRKGKDPAIVEPEIPIDLVIDHSVQVDYFGSEDAYEKNVELEYERNGERYRALKWAQQAFDDFRVVPPGTGIVHQVNLEYLGQVVHARERDGENWLLPDTLVGTDSHTPMIGGIGVVGWGVGGIEAEAAMLGQPITMNLPEVVGVRLTGELPEGATATDLVLHVTEQLREVGVVDRFVEFFGPGVANLTVPDRATIANMAPEQGSTISMFGVDEATLDYLELTGRDEEHIELVREYLDAQGLFGEQNPEYTETVELDLSTITPSLAGPKRPQDRVPMDDMKTHFRGLVHGEFEDELDDIDEDALTRWLGESSVAADRPDADLPEPDVGELNDTVDVDLDGETTEIRHGSVVVSAITSCTNTSNPSVMLAAGLLARNAVEYGLDVPEYVKTSLAPGSRVVTEYLEASGLLPYLEDLGYNVVGYGCTTCIGNAGPLPEPIERAIDAEDLWTASVLSGNRNFEARIHPKVRANYLASPPLVVAYGLAGRMDIDLERDPLGTDDNGESVYLADIWPGADEIHAAVHDSVDSSMFEEKYAEVFEGDERWEALDAPTGDVYEWDDSSTYIREPPFFKDFPLEQPGVADIEDARTLMLLGDTVTTDHISPAGPFSREQPAGEWLVEQGVEPHDFNTYGARRGNHEVMMRGTFANVRIENEMLDDVEGGYTIHQPTDQQTTVFEASRRYREDDTPLVVFAGEELGTGSSRDWAAKGTDLLGVRATIAESYERIFRDNLVGMSVLPLQFAEGDSWESLGLDGSERVAIHGLDDGLNVNEELTVVAERDDGSTVEFPVTAQVGTPAAVRYVENGGILHLVLRRLLTQG; encoded by the coding sequence ATGGCCGAAACCGATCCTTTCGACGCGATACGCGAGTTCGAGTTCGACGGAGATGCCTATCGGATGGCGGATCTCACCGCCCTCGAAGAGGCGGGACTCTGTGAACTGGACCGTCTCCCGGTCAGCATCCGTGTCCTCCTCGAATCCGTCCTTCGGAACGTCGACGGCGACACGATCTCCGCCGAGGACGTTCGAAACGTCGCGTCGTGGCAACCTGACGTACCGGACGTCGAACTCCCGTTCACACCCTCGCGGGTCGTCTTGCAGGACCTCACCGGTGTCCCTGCCGTCGTCGACCTCGCTGCGCTCCGATCAGCGGTTGACCGGAAAGGCAAGGATCCCGCGATCGTCGAGCCAGAGATTCCAATTGACCTCGTGATCGATCACAGCGTCCAGGTCGACTATTTCGGCTCCGAGGATGCCTACGAGAAGAACGTCGAACTGGAGTACGAGCGCAACGGCGAGCGGTATCGAGCGCTCAAGTGGGCTCAGCAGGCCTTCGACGACTTCCGCGTCGTCCCGCCGGGAACGGGCATCGTCCACCAGGTAAACCTCGAATATCTCGGCCAAGTGGTCCACGCTCGTGAGCGTGACGGTGAGAACTGGCTGCTTCCGGACACGCTTGTCGGCACGGACAGTCACACGCCGATGATCGGCGGCATCGGCGTCGTCGGCTGGGGCGTCGGTGGCATCGAGGCCGAAGCCGCGATGCTCGGCCAGCCCATCACAATGAACCTCCCCGAAGTCGTCGGGGTCCGCCTTACCGGAGAACTCCCCGAGGGTGCAACTGCGACTGACCTCGTGCTTCACGTCACCGAACAGCTTCGCGAGGTTGGCGTCGTCGATCGCTTCGTCGAGTTCTTCGGTCCCGGCGTGGCGAACCTCACGGTCCCCGACCGGGCGACTATCGCGAACATGGCCCCCGAGCAGGGTTCGACCATCTCGATGTTCGGCGTCGACGAAGCGACGCTCGACTACCTCGAACTCACGGGTCGTGACGAGGAGCACATCGAACTCGTTCGCGAATATCTCGATGCGCAGGGGCTGTTCGGCGAACAGAATCCGGAGTACACGGAGACGGTCGAGCTCGATCTCTCGACGATCACGCCGAGTCTCGCGGGACCAAAGCGTCCCCAGGACCGTGTCCCGATGGACGATATGAAGACCCACTTCCGGGGGCTGGTCCACGGCGAGTTCGAAGACGAACTCGACGACATCGACGAGGACGCACTCACCCGCTGGCTGGGCGAGAGCAGCGTCGCCGCCGACCGCCCCGACGCCGACCTCCCGGAACCGGACGTGGGCGAACTAAACGACACGGTCGACGTCGACCTCGACGGCGAGACAACCGAAATCAGGCATGGGAGCGTCGTCGTCAGCGCCATCACCAGCTGTACGAACACGTCGAACCCCTCGGTGATGCTCGCCGCAGGCCTGCTCGCCCGCAACGCCGTCGAGTACGGCCTGGATGTCCCCGAGTACGTCAAGACTAGCCTCGCGCCCGGGAGCCGCGTCGTCACCGAATACCTCGAAGCCTCGGGATTACTGCCGTATCTCGAAGACCTCGGCTACAACGTCGTCGGCTACGGCTGTACGACCTGCATCGGGAACGCCGGGCCACTCCCCGAACCCATCGAGCGCGCCATCGACGCCGAGGACCTCTGGACGGCGAGCGTCCTCTCGGGCAATCGGAACTTCGAGGCGCGCATCCACCCGAAGGTCAGAGCGAACTACCTCGCCAGTCCGCCGCTCGTGGTCGCTTATGGCCTTGCTGGTCGCATGGATATCGACCTCGAACGAGACCCGCTCGGAACGGATGACAACGGCGAGTCGGTTTACCTCGCGGATATCTGGCCCGGCGCTGACGAGATCCACGCGGCGGTTCACGACAGCGTCGACTCGTCGATGTTCGAGGAGAAATACGCTGAGGTATTCGAGGGTGACGAGCGGTGGGAGGCGCTCGACGCGCCGACCGGTGACGTCTACGAGTGGGACGATTCTTCGACGTACATCCGAGAACCGCCATTCTTCAAGGACTTCCCGCTGGAGCAACCGGGCGTCGCGGATATCGAGGACGCTCGGACGCTCATGTTGCTCGGTGACACGGTCACGACCGACCACATCAGCCCGGCGGGCCCGTTCTCTCGTGAGCAGCCGGCCGGGGAGTGGCTCGTCGAACAGGGCGTCGAACCCCACGATTTCAACACGTACGGCGCTCGCCGGGGCAACCACGAGGTGATGATGCGCGGCACCTTCGCCAACGTCCGCATCGAGAACGAGATGCTCGACGATGTCGAGGGTGGCTACACGATCCACCAGCCTACAGACCAGCAAACGACTGTCTTCGAGGCCAGCCGTCGCTATCGCGAGGACGACACGCCGCTGGTCGTGTTCGCCGGCGAGGAACTCGGCACTGGATCGAGCCGCGACTGGGCGGCGAAGGGGACCGACCTTCTCGGCGTTCGCGCAACCATCGCGGAGAGCTACGAGCGCATCTTCCGTGACAACCTCGTCGGCATGAGTGTCCTCCCGCTCCAATTTGCCGAGGGCGACTCGTGGGAATCACTCGGTCTCGACGGTTCTGAACGGGTCGCGATTCACGGGCTTGACGATGGTCTCAACGTGAACGAGGAACTCACGGTGGTTGCCGAACGTGACGACGGATCGACCGTTGAATTCCCCGTTACTGCGCAGGTCGGGACGCCTGCAGCCGTTCGATACGTCGAGAACGGGGGCATCCTTCACCTCGTTCTTCGCCGGCTACTCACTCAGGGGTAG
- a CDS encoding permease — translation MDRSDYAILTVIAVITVTIGIVTTTKPLGTFIVESARQAATTTAAMAWITWWALVIGFAIAGGVEAWVSTQRISELLEGHGPRSIGLATFFGFVSSSCSYSAIATAKNLYKKGASAAAALAAFQFASTNLVIEIGIVIWLLLGWEFLLADVVGGLLLIGLMSVGFVYVVPDEVLDEARENVTDDEGITVQDPVCGMEVDPEETDYSIEHNDQTYYFCSQSCKDSFDPEEANTSIPEKATSWSGWKSLADKQWKEWAMLWDEIAIGFIFAGLIAGFIPEAVWTSVFSGAVFGLPVYVLWTAALGAIIGVVTFVCSVGNVPFGTVLWTRGLPFGSVLSYIFADLIVPPIMKAYDEYYGTTFAAVLSLMIFVTAVIAGFVVHFLFLGLGLIPSRASAQIAEVSIELNYKLVLNVLATAFFAFLYWLHKQDSVAGGERGDEGHVAMTD, via the coding sequence ATGGACAGATCAGATTACGCGATCCTCACGGTCATCGCCGTAATCACCGTCACCATCGGCATCGTCACGACGACGAAACCGCTCGGGACGTTCATCGTGGAGAGTGCGAGGCAGGCCGCGACGACGACCGCCGCGATGGCGTGGATCACCTGGTGGGCACTCGTCATCGGCTTCGCCATCGCCGGCGGCGTCGAGGCGTGGGTCTCGACCCAGCGGATCTCAGAGCTGCTCGAAGGCCACGGACCCCGCTCCATCGGCCTCGCGACGTTCTTCGGGTTCGTCTCCTCGTCGTGTTCGTACTCGGCCATCGCCACGGCGAAGAACCTCTACAAGAAGGGGGCGTCGGCTGCGGCGGCGCTGGCGGCATTCCAGTTCGCCTCGACGAACCTCGTCATCGAGATCGGCATCGTCATCTGGCTGCTGCTGGGTTGGGAGTTCCTGCTTGCCGATGTGGTCGGTGGACTGCTCCTCATCGGCCTGATGTCGGTCGGCTTCGTCTACGTCGTTCCCGACGAGGTCCTCGATGAAGCACGCGAGAACGTCACCGACGACGAGGGCATCACTGTCCAAGACCCGGTCTGTGGAATGGAGGTCGATCCTGAGGAAACCGACTACTCCATCGAACACAACGACCAGACGTACTACTTCTGCTCGCAGTCCTGCAAGGACTCCTTCGACCCCGAGGAAGCGAACACGTCGATTCCGGAAAAGGCGACCTCGTGGTCCGGGTGGAAATCGCTCGCGGACAAACAGTGGAAGGAGTGGGCGATGCTGTGGGACGAGATCGCCATCGGGTTCATTTTCGCCGGGCTCATCGCCGGGTTCATCCCCGAAGCCGTCTGGACGAGCGTCTTCTCCGGAGCCGTATTCGGCTTGCCGGTATACGTCCTCTGGACGGCCGCGCTGGGTGCGATCATCGGCGTCGTCACCTTCGTCTGTTCGGTCGGGAACGTCCCGTTCGGGACCGTCCTCTGGACGCGCGGGCTCCCCTTCGGGTCGGTGCTGTCGTACATCTTCGCGGACCTCATCGTTCCGCCGATCATGAAAGCCTACGACGAGTACTACGGGACGACGTTCGCGGCGGTGCTGTCCCTGATGATCTTCGTCACCGCCGTTATCGCCGGGTTCGTGGTTCACTTCCTGTTCTTGGGCCTGGGCCTCATCCCGTCGCGGGCCTCCGCGCAGATCGCCGAAGTGTCCATCGAACTCAACTACAAGCTCGTGTTGAACGTCCTCGCGACGGCGTTCTTCGCGTTCCTCTACTGGCTCCACAAACAGGATTCGGTGGCTGGCGGGGAACGCGGTGACGAGGGACATGTAGCAATGACGGACTGA
- a CDS encoding universal stress protein produces MGTHGRSGLSRRLLGSVIEQDLRNSDELILTIRGV; encoded by the coding sequence ATGGGAACACACGGACGATCCGGCCTTTCACGACGGCTCCTCGGAAGTGTGATCGAACAGGATCTCCGGAACTCAGATGAGCTCATTTTAACCATTCGAGGAGTATAG
- a CDS encoding plastocyanin/azurin family copper-binding protein, which translates to MGTNDKFGVSHVRSLRTSIARSYPPKNDPDNMTHHSRRQFLGIVGASAVASTGFAQSANAQETPIVEMGNNYFDPIGLRVDPGTTVQFELAAGAHSATAYADRIPEGASAFDSGTISDGSFEYTFETPGTYDYYCIPHKSIGMVGRIVVGSPGGPAEEDSIPDGEVPSSEAIVDQGTVAYGSSSDGSGNTGGGMMGRGGSGMMSGRNGGGVGGLPAVGGVLGMLGVLGGGLYWLGNQKSPQSTTDDSARKTLQNRYARGEIDEEEYRRRRERLDATDEDISN; encoded by the coding sequence ATGGGAACAAACGACAAGTTCGGAGTGAGTCACGTCCGAAGTCTTCGCACCAGTATCGCGCGTAGCTACCCACCGAAGAATGATCCAGACAACATGACACATCACAGCCGACGTCAATTCTTAGGCATTGTCGGTGCCAGCGCAGTCGCCAGCACCGGCTTTGCTCAGTCAGCGAACGCACAGGAGACGCCCATCGTGGAGATGGGAAACAATTACTTCGACCCAATCGGCCTACGTGTTGATCCCGGGACAACCGTTCAATTTGAACTCGCAGCGGGGGCACATTCCGCTACGGCGTACGCAGATCGTATTCCGGAGGGCGCTTCCGCCTTCGATAGTGGGACGATCTCAGACGGGAGCTTCGAATATACGTTCGAAACGCCAGGGACGTATGATTACTACTGCATCCCGCACAAGTCGATTGGGATGGTCGGACGGATCGTAGTTGGCAGTCCTGGCGGACCGGCAGAGGAGGATTCAATCCCGGATGGAGAGGTCCCATCGAGTGAGGCGATTGTTGACCAGGGTACAGTCGCCTACGGCTCAAGCAGCGATGGAAGCGGGAATACTGGTGGTGGAATGATGGGACGAGGTGGTTCTGGAATGATGAGTGGCCGCAACGGAGGTGGAGTTGGAGGGCTACCAGCTGTTGGTGGCGTACTCGGAATGCTGGGCGTTCTCGGTGGCGGGCTCTACTGGCTTGGAAACCAAAAATCTCCTCAATCGACTACCGACGACTCAGCCAGAAAAACGCTCCAGAACCGCTATGCCAGGGGCGAAATTGACGAGGAGGAGTATAGACGTCGCCGTGAGCGATTAGATGCTACTGATGAGGACATCTCCAACTGA
- a CDS encoding plastocyanin/azurin family copper-binding protein: MTGDLRFDPADVAIDPGQQVTWVNESGVPHTASAYEEGIPDEASYFASGGYESEQAVRQSTSARGFLERGETYSYTFDVTGTYQYFCLPHEESGMVGRVIVE; this comes from the coding sequence ATGACGGGCGACCTGCGATTCGATCCGGCTGACGTCGCAATCGACCCCGGTCAGCAGGTCACCTGGGTGAACGAGAGTGGAGTCCCCCATACCGCATCGGCATACGAAGAAGGGATTCCCGACGAGGCGTCGTACTTCGCAAGCGGCGGCTACGAGTCCGAGCAGGCTGTCCGGCAGAGTACGTCAGCGAGAGGGTTTCTCGAACGAGGCGAAACCTACAGTTACACGTTCGACGTCACGGGGACGTACCAGTATTTCTGCCTGCCACACGAGGAAAGCGGGATGGTCGGACGTGTCATCGTCGAATGA
- a CDS encoding DUF7521 family protein has translation MVDTTTAVLVAVRLAVLGLGILITYYSFKAYRRTRTYYMRNAAIGFGIITLGVFIEGVLFEFGGLDLAFVHIIESVAIGLGFVVLLISLRW, from the coding sequence ATGGTGGATACGACAACAGCCGTTCTCGTGGCCGTCCGCTTGGCTGTCCTTGGCCTCGGTATTCTGATCACGTACTACAGTTTCAAGGCGTATCGACGAACGAGGACGTACTATATGAGAAACGCTGCAATCGGATTCGGGATCATCACCCTCGGTGTGTTCATCGAAGGAGTACTGTTCGAGTTCGGGGGGCTCGATCTCGCTTTCGTCCATATCATCGAATCGGTCGCCATCGGTCTCGGATTCGTGGTGCTTCTCATCTCACTTCGCTGGTAG
- a CDS encoding DUF7521 family protein, translated as MHPGLIVAKLVTMVLGFVIAYQAYRGYRRSNSQSMLYLAVGFAIISFGAIVEGILFDVVGLTLHNAGTVATTIVAIGMLTILYALYGRDPQKLED; from the coding sequence ATGCACCCCGGACTCATCGTCGCAAAGCTCGTCACAATGGTTCTGGGATTCGTGATCGCCTATCAGGCCTATCGAGGGTACCGACGTAGCAACAGTCAATCGATGCTGTACCTCGCGGTCGGGTTCGCCATTATCAGCTTCGGCGCAATCGTCGAAGGAATCTTGTTCGACGTGGTTGGCCTGACCTTACATAATGCGGGAACGGTGGCAACAACCATCGTCGCGATTGGCATGCTTACGATCCTCTACGCTCTATACGGACGTGACCCGCAGAAACTGGAGGACTGA
- a CDS encoding ArsR/SmtB family transcription factor, translating to MSEERDISRILEILDDDYARAILESTRRKHLSAKELSEECDMSVSTVSRRVNTLLEYDLLIERTHVDPDGHHYSEYEAQLDRVEVQLLESGFDVRIELREDAPDRFARLWNTMRNE from the coding sequence GTGAGTGAGGAGCGAGATATCTCGAGGATTCTCGAAATCCTTGACGACGACTATGCACGCGCGATCCTCGAGTCGACTCGCCGAAAACATCTGTCCGCCAAGGAACTCAGCGAAGAGTGTGACATGTCAGTCTCGACAGTTTCCAGACGGGTCAACACGTTACTGGAGTACGATCTGCTTATCGAGCGAACGCACGTTGATCCCGACGGTCATCATTACAGTGAATACGAAGCCCAACTCGACCGCGTCGAGGTCCAGCTCCTCGAATCAGGATTCGACGTCCGTATCGAACTTCGAGAAGACGCGCCCGACAGATTTGCTCGGTTGTGGAACACAATGAGGAACGAATAA
- a CDS encoding APC family permease — MSEKLGRLGAVSIALGGMIGGGIFAVLGVVAEMSGPAAWLAFTGGGVVAFCAGYSYVRLQRLGDVSGGSVSFLQEFGESTTVAGMVGWTLLFGYIGSMGMYAFAFGSFATKLLGVETALGVPLRPVVSVLSVLGFVLLNVLGARASGVTEVLLVAAKVGILLIFGVWGFYFGARTGQLTTGFSSVATGGLLMSAALSFVAFQGWQLLFYDEGNLRNARTTIPQAIYLSIPASLGLYVLVAVVTTGLLQPETIAANPEVSLAIAAEPFMGQMGFILISVAALFSTGSAINATLFSAAHFATGMLEDDLLPDRIGDADADGAPTRTLLVLGLITAAFTAYGSLQGITSFASLAFITVFGSMSFLAFRHRAGLRTGILPAVGVVGAVLFFPSLVYHLAVMEPAVFSVVLVVTVVLLGLEILYFERETIRSEIDSV; from the coding sequence ATGAGCGAGAAGCTGGGCCGTCTCGGTGCAGTCTCGATTGCGCTCGGTGGTATGATCGGGGGTGGGATCTTCGCCGTACTTGGCGTCGTTGCGGAAATGTCGGGGCCTGCGGCGTGGCTCGCCTTTACCGGCGGCGGTGTCGTCGCGTTCTGCGCTGGCTACTCGTACGTTCGTCTCCAGCGGCTTGGCGACGTGTCCGGCGGTTCGGTCAGTTTCTTACAGGAGTTCGGTGAGTCGACGACGGTCGCTGGGATGGTCGGGTGGACGCTTCTGTTTGGCTATATCGGGTCGATGGGGATGTACGCGTTCGCGTTCGGTAGTTTCGCGACGAAACTTCTCGGCGTCGAAACAGCCCTCGGGGTTCCACTCCGCCCCGTCGTGTCGGTTCTCAGCGTCCTGGGGTTTGTACTGCTGAACGTCCTCGGCGCCCGGGCGAGTGGCGTGACCGAGGTGCTCCTCGTCGCGGCAAAGGTCGGGATTCTCCTCATTTTCGGTGTGTGGGGGTTCTATTTTGGAGCGCGGACAGGACAGCTGACGACCGGGTTCTCCTCCGTCGCGACGGGCGGGTTGCTCATGTCCGCTGCCCTCTCATTTGTCGCCTTTCAGGGCTGGCAGCTACTCTTTTACGACGAGGGAAATCTTCGGAACGCCCGGACGACCATCCCGCAGGCGATCTATCTCTCAATTCCCGCTTCTCTCGGGCTGTACGTCCTCGTAGCAGTCGTCACGACGGGTCTGCTTCAGCCCGAAACGATCGCCGCGAACCCCGAGGTGTCACTCGCCATCGCGGCCGAACCGTTCATGGGGCAGATGGGGTTCATCCTCATTTCCGTGGCGGCGCTGTTCTCGACTGGGAGCGCGATCAACGCCACGCTGTTCTCGGCGGCCCACTTTGCGACGGGAATGCTTGAAGACGACCTACTTCCCGACCGGATCGGAGACGCCGATGCCGACGGTGCTCCGACGCGAACACTTCTCGTCTTGGGCCTGATAACGGCCGCGTTCACCGCCTACGGTAGTCTTCAGGGAATCACGTCGTTCGCGTCGCTTGCCTTCATCACCGTCTTTGGGTCGATGAGTTTCCTCGCGTTCAGGCATCGAGCGGGGCTTCGAACAGGTATCCTCCCCGCTGTCGGCGTGGTGGGTGCAGTACTGTTCTTTCCTTCGTTAGTGTACCACCTCGCCGTGATGGAACCCGCCGTCTTCAGTGTGGTTCTCGTTGTGACGGTCGTCCTCCTGGGGCTGGAGATCCTCTACTTCGAGCGCGAGACTATTCGCTCCGAAATCGATAGCGTGTGA
- a CDS encoding S16 family serine protease: MVLGLTRAGDGFQSLATLAGGATLPATTRYYLPAVDGSGDGLVVPFEFEFTDGDGELFANLNGIEVRHDLQLALREARETATGLTGKSLTNMATHITFEPPSSGVLVLRGKSWEAGLTVALVASLHQQSLSQETLMTGIVDDEGALLPVGGIERKARAARAVGARELIIPASEPTDVAVQGLRIVESPSITDTLDRIL; this comes from the coding sequence GTGGTTCTCGGTCTCACGCGAGCGGGAGACGGGTTTCAGTCGCTGGCGACGCTTGCGGGCGGGGCCACGCTTCCCGCGACAACACGCTACTATCTTCCAGCGGTCGACGGCTCCGGCGACGGCCTCGTCGTCCCGTTCGAGTTCGAGTTCACCGACGGGGACGGTGAACTGTTCGCCAACCTGAACGGAATCGAAGTCCGTCACGACCTCCAGCTCGCGCTCCGAGAGGCGAGGGAGACGGCCACAGGTCTCACCGGAAAGTCGCTCACCAACATGGCGACGCACATCACGTTCGAGCCCCCCTCCTCCGGCGTGCTTGTACTCCGCGGGAAGAGTTGGGAGGCCGGGCTTACCGTCGCACTCGTTGCTAGCCTCCACCAGCAGTCGCTCTCACAGGAGACGCTCATGACGGGGATCGTCGACGACGAGGGCGCGTTGCTTCCCGTCGGCGGGATCGAGAGGAAAGCGCGCGCGGCGCGGGCAGTCGGCGCACGGGAGCTAATCATCCCGGCAAGCGAACCGACGGACGTGGCTGTTCAAGGGCTCCGAATCGTCGAATCTCCCTCGATTACAGATACACTCGACCGGATTCTGTGA
- a CDS encoding cupredoxin domain-containing protein has translation MTDSITRRRMLQLTGGAAVVGLAGCTGTQNNDSEAANASPTESGNDEGTESGHSDEESGHDDEGGHDEAVGAPSDTAEVNMITEDGGYHFEPHVVRVNVGGTVTWNNESGSHSTTAYHSDNDQPQLVPDGAAAWDSGIVSEQGATFEHTLETEGVYHYYCTPHESLGMLGSVIVGEPDPHEQVALEEPPADKPESVREKLEELNGMIRTALGDDHEEDSH, from the coding sequence ATGACCGACTCAATCACGCGTCGACGGATGCTCCAGCTGACTGGCGGTGCAGCAGTCGTTGGGCTTGCCGGGTGCACTGGAACGCAGAATAACGACAGCGAGGCGGCAAACGCGTCGCCGACCGAGAGTGGCAACGACGAAGGTACGGAGAGCGGTCACAGCGACGAAGAGAGCGGCCACGATGACGAGGGCGGTCACGACGAAGCGGTCGGAGCGCCGTCCGATACGGCCGAAGTGAACATGATTACGGAGGACGGGGGCTACCACTTCGAGCCACACGTCGTGCGGGTGAACGTCGGGGGAACCGTCACCTGGAACAACGAGAGTGGGAGTCACTCGACGACCGCCTACCACTCCGACAACGATCAGCCCCAGCTCGTTCCCGACGGGGCTGCGGCCTGGGACAGCGGTATCGTCTCCGAGCAGGGCGCGACGTTCGAACACACCCTCGAGACCGAGGGCGTCTACCACTACTACTGCACGCCCCACGAGAGCCTCGGGATGCTCGGCAGCGTCATCGTCGGCGAGCCGGACCCCCACGAGCAGGTCGCCCTCGAAGAGCCGCCGGCCGATAAGCCGGAAAGCGTCCGCGAGAAGCTCGAAGAGCTGAACGGGATGATTCGGACGGCGCTCGGTGACGACCACGAAGAAGACAGCCACTGA